The Centropristis striata isolate RG_2023a ecotype Rhode Island chromosome 1, C.striata_1.0, whole genome shotgun sequence nucleotide sequence CGCCCGGTGGGCTGGACCCGGACGAGCTGCGGAGGCGGCGGGGCAGCATGAAGAGGTGGCTGGAGAAGAACCGGATCCCAgtgcaggaggagggggaggagctgCGGGTGGCGGGGGTCCTGACCATCGCGGCCCCCTACAGACCTGAAGACTGCAGCAGCTCCAACCAAATCATCTTGGACCGCATCCAGAAACTGATCCAGAGTCTGATCCAGACCagacacctgcacacacaccacacacccagcgaccaatcagagcacagcagcagctgagCTCCTGTCTGCACTTTGACtcattttgtcaaataaaaattTCTGAAGATTGAAGCCCTGCCCCCTTGTCTGCTGACATCATCAGTCTGATGAAAATAAGAAACTTACAAAATAAAGTCTGTTTTGTGACAGTTTAAAAGTGTTGAATACTAAATCAGTAATGATAAATGATTCCaatatttaa carries:
- the gemin6 gene encoding gem-associated protein 6 — its product is MHCGWTLSGPLTWIRYVNKQVKVKAGKNEEHQGWLLTVDPVSASMVLVNFQAESASVQVVMGHAVEEVSVLQEADQETAERLRTAFLPPSPGGLDPDELRRRRGSMKRWLEKNRIPVQEEGEELRVAGVLTIAAPYRPEDCSSSNQIILDRIQKLIQSLIQTRHLHTHHTPSDQSEHSSS